In Terriglobia bacterium, a single window of DNA contains:
- a CDS encoding BON domain-containing protein, which translates to MSRRHAFSVRSTLFVMTLAFLPIAVARAESHPDAWITMKAKAALEVAALPAPQSSRTPIKGVSSVRHNPGDSGDEVIRRGVEKALLDLDARANSDIRVMVKDGVVWLTGTVPAWEGNSARVYAARSVTGVRSIINGLRVVGAGSAAR; encoded by the coding sequence ATGAGCCGCAGACATGCGTTCAGCGTCAGGAGCACCCTGTTCGTCATGACATTGGCATTCCTGCCGATCGCCGTCGCCCGCGCGGAGTCGCACCCCGATGCATGGATCACGATGAAGGCGAAGGCCGCCCTCGAGGTTGCCGCCCTGCCCGCGCCGCAAAGCTCGAGGACACCGATCAAGGGGGTGTCCTCGGTCCGCCACAATCCCGGTGACTCGGGGGACGAGGTGATTCGGCGGGGCGTGGAGAAGGCCCTGCTGGATCTCGATGCCCGGGCGAACTCGGATATCCGCGTGATGGTGAAGGACGGCGTCGTTTGGCTGACCGGCACCGTGCCGGCGTGGGAGGGCAACTCCGCGAGAGTCTACGCTGCTCGCTCGGTGACCGGAGTCCGATCGATCATCAACGGCCTGCGCGTCGTTGGGGCGGGTTCGGCTGCGCGGTAA